TTTGGTTGAGGTTGATAATTTCAGCTTCCGAACGTTTGCGATCGCTCAAATCGACAGTAAAACAAATTGCCGTATCGGGCGACTGTTCTACAACTGCTGCACCTAATAGTACTGGCACTCGCGTTCCGTCTTTACGGATATACTCTTTCTCGTAATAGTTAAAACTGCCAGCCGTGCGCAGTTGTTCGACGACAAGTCGATTCTGCTCAGCATATTCTGGTGGTGTCATTTTTTGCCAGTGCAACTTTCCCGCTTTTAAGTCCTGCTGAGTGTAACCCACCATTTGTAAAAAAGCTTGATTTGCCTCAATAATTTCACCACTCAATTTGGTTAATATCACACCTACGATATTTGTCTCCGCCAAGCGCTGGAACCGAGATTCGCTCGCTTTAAGGGCAGCATCCAGTCTTCTACTCTCCGTAATGTCGCTCACAATTCCCGACATCCGGTACGGATAGCCGCGAGCATCTCTTTGAGCTTTTCCCCTAGCCACGCAATGGCGATATTCCCCAGAGGAGTGAAGCATCCGAAACTCAGCTTCACATTTATCTCCGTGTAGCAGGTGATTTCTGACTACGGTTTTGATCTCGGGTAAATCTTCTGGATGAATTAAATCTAACAGCGCTGTGGGGGTGTGAGTAAATTCTGCCCGCTCGACCCCAATAATTTCTAATAACCTATCGTTACAATAAACTTCATCGGTGGTACAGTACCAATCCCACACCCCATCATTAGCAGCTTCTAGTACTAATCGATAGCGTTCCTCGCTTTCCCTTAATTTACTGTTTGCCTCTTGAGCTGCCAATTCTGCTTTATGCAGGCGGATAGCATTGCGGAGAGTCTGGCTTAGTCCCTCTACCGACAGTTTAGATTTCGACAAATAGTCATATGCCCCCGCTTTCATTAACTGGACGGCGATTTGCTCATCTCCCTGCCCTGTCAATACCACCAAAGGAACTGTAAAGCCCAAAGAGCGGATTTGTTGCACTAAACTCAATCCATCGCCATCTGGCAAGCGATAATCTAAAAATACGCAGTCAAACTGCTGCTGTTGCAACTGGGCGATCGCTTCAGCACAGCCATTTGCTTCTGACAAGTCCATCTTCACCCCAGCAGTGACTAGCGCTCGCCTCACTGCCATGCGATCGACTTCATCATCATCTACAACTAGAATTTTGACTGCTTCTTCCATAAGAATCTGGAATCGGGAGTGGTATATACCCTGCTCCCTGCTCCCTGCTCCCTGCTCCCTTCACTTAAGGCATTTCACTTAAAGTCCAATAATTATTCAGCGTTGCCATAACTTGGATAAAGTTATCGAACGTGACTGGTTTGAGAATATATCCAGCGACATTCAGGTTGTAAGCCTCAACTTTATCTCTGTCTTCGTTAGATGTCGTCAACATCACGACAGGTATCTGTTTGAGATTGGCATCACCTCGCAATTCTCGTAAAAATTCAATTCCATTCATTCTGGGCATGTTTAAATCTAATAAAATTAATCGCCGCTCTTGCGGGATTGGCGATGGTTCGCTTTCACTTCCTCGCAAGATTGACAATGCTTCTATCCCATCACTAGCCGTATAGAGTGGATTGGTAATGTTATTTTTCTTAAACGCTCTTTTTACGTTCATGACATCCACTTCGTCATCCTCGACAAGCAGAATATGTATCATCTTGTCTTTCATTATGAAGTTTTATATATTCCATCTTGACTAAAATTGGAGCCTATACACCTCAATCGTTTGTAGTATTTTTGAGGGAGCAGGGAGTATTGAGTGGTTAGTGGCTAGTGGCTAGACTTTTCTCTAGTCACTAGCCACCAGCCACTAGTCACTGATAACTGCTCACTTCTTCCAAGTAAAATAAAAAGCTGCTCCTTCTCCTGGCTGTGACTTTAGCCGAATAGTACCTCCTTGTTGTTCGACAATTTTTTTGACGATCGCTAAGCCGATTCCCGTGCTTTCGATTGTGTCACGGGGCGACAGAGTTTGGAAGATACCAAATATCTTGTCGTGATATTCGGGCGCAATTCCGTCCCCGTCATCGGCTACGACAAATTCATAATTTGAGGCATACTCTTGCACGGAAATACTAACTCTGCCATCCTGCCTGGGGTGGTATTTAATGGCGTTGCTAATTAAGTTAGTAAAGACTTGTTGTAAAGGCAATTTTTCACTCAGGATTGTCGGCATGGGTGCAATTTCAATTGAGAACGTTTCAGGTGGAGAGAGAGAGTCAACGACCTCTGCTAACAAATCTCCTAGAGAAACTTCAGATTTTGGCGTGTCCATCCGTCCGACGCGGGAATATTGCAGCAATCCGTTAATTAAGGCTTCCATGCGATGGACGCGCCCCCGGAGTAGGTTCATTTGGTGGCGCGTGTCTGCTGTCAGTTTGTCTGATAGATCTTCTTCAATCCATTCTGATAAATTGGCGATCGCTCTCAATGGTGCTTTGAGATCGTGAGACGCAACGTAAGCAAACTGATCTAATTCTTGATTGCGCTTTTCTAACGTCACGTTG
This genomic stretch from Scytonema millei VB511283 harbors:
- a CDS encoding response regulator, with amino-acid sequence MKDKMIHILLVEDDEVDVMNVKRAFKKNNITNPLYTASDGIEALSILRGSESEPSPIPQERRLILLDLNMPRMNGIEFLRELRGDANLKQIPVVMLTTSNEDRDKVEAYNLNVAGYILKPVTFDNFIQVMATLNNYWTLSEMP